The following proteins come from a genomic window of Triticum aestivum cultivar Chinese Spring chromosome 6A, IWGSC CS RefSeq v2.1, whole genome shotgun sequence:
- the LOC123128268 gene encoding LRR receptor kinase SERL2 isoform X1: MEAVPLLLLLLLFSSPLAPAPANGLLSPKGVNYEVQALMTIKNYLKDPHGVLKNWDQDSVDPCSWTMVTCSQENLVTGLEAPSQNLSGLLSPSIGNLTNLEIVLLQNNNINGRIPAEIGRLTKLRTLDLSSNHFSGEIPGSVSRLRDLQYLRLNNNTLSGAFPSSSANLSHLVFLDLSYNNLSGPVPGSLARTFNIVGNPLICGAATEQDCYGTLPMPMSYSLNNTQGTILPAKSKSHKAAIAFGSTIGCISILFLVTGLLFWWRHRKNRQILFDVDDQHIENVNLENLKRFQFRELQAATENFSNKNMIGKGGFGNVYRGKLPDGTIVAVKRLKDGNAAGGELQFQTEVEMISLAVHRNLLRLCGFCMTATERLLIYPYMSNGSVASRLKGKPPLNWITRKGIALGAARGLLYLHEQCDPKIIHRDVKAANVLLDDFCEAIVGDFGLAKLLDHRDSHVTTAVRGTVGHIAPEYLSTGQSSEKTDVFGFGILLLELITGQTALEFGKSSNQKGAMLDWVKKMHQEKKLDVLVDKGLGSSYDHIELEEMVQVALLCTQYLPGHRPKMSEVVRMLEGDGLAERWEASQRTDSHKFKVPDFTFGRCYSDLTDDSSLLVQAVELSGPR, translated from the exons ATGGAGGCGgttcccctgctgctgctgctgctcctcttctCCTCCCCTCTCGCGCCGGCGCCGGCCAACGGCCTCCTCTCGCCCAAGGGCGTCAACTATGAAG TGCAAGCTCTCATGACGATCAAGAACTACCTCAAGGATCCCCATGGCGTGCTCAAGAACTGGGACCAGGACTCGGTGGATCCTTGCAGCTGGACCATGGTCACCTGCTCCCAGGAAAACCTCGTCACCGGCCT GGAAGCCCCAAGCCAGAACCTCTCTGGCCTGCTCTCCCCGAGCATAGGCAATCTGACCAATCTCGAGATAGT CCTGCTGCAGAACAACAACATCAATGGCCGAATCCCGGCAGAGATTGGCAGGCTCACGAAGCTTAGGACGCTTGATCTCTCCAGCAACCACTTCTCCGGCGAAATCCCCGGCTCCGTGAGCCGCCTCAGGGACCTCCAGTACTT GAGGCTCAACAACAACACCTTGTCCGGCGCATTCCCTTCGTCGTCGGCTAATCTGTCGCACCTTGTTTTCTT GGATCTGTCCTACAATAATCTGAGCGGTCCAGTTCCAGGGTCTTTGGCAAGGACATTCAA CATAGTAGGGAATCCACTGATCTGCGGAGCAGCTACAGAACAAGATTGTTATGGAACTTTGCCCATGCCGATGTCCTACAGCCTGAATAACACACAAG GTACCATACTGCCAGCAAAATCTAAGAGCCACAAAGCCGCAATTGCATTTGGTTCTACGATAGGCTGCATCAGCATCCTTTTCCTAGTTACGGGATTGCTGTTCTGGTGGAGGCATAGGAAAAATCGGCAGATTCTTTTCGATGTCGATG ACCAGCACATCGAGAACGTAAACCTTGAAAACCTGAAGAGGTTTCAGTTCAGAGAGCTCCAGGCTGCAACAGAGAACTTCAGCAACAAGAACATGATAGGAAAAGGCGGTTTTGGAAATGTTTACCGAGGGAAGCTCCCAGATGGAACTATAGTAGCAGTCAAGAGGCTGAAAGATGGAAATGCCGCAGGCGGGGAATTGCAATTTCAGACTGAAGTCGAGATGATCAGCTTGGCAGTGCACCGGAATCTCCTTAGGCTCTGCGGGTTCTGCATGACTGCAACCGAGAGGCTACTGATCTATCCATACATGTCCAATGGAAGTGTTGCATCACGCCTGAAAG GGAAGCCACCACTGAACTGGATCACCAGAAAGGGAATAGCCCTCGGTGCAGCAAGAGGCCTACTATACCTGCACGAGCAGTGTGATCCCAAGATCATCCACAGGGATGTAAAGGCAGCAAATGTACTGCTCGATGACTTCTGTGAAGCAATTGTTGGAGATTTTGGGCTTGCCAAGCTCCTGGATCACCGTGACTCGCATGTCACCACAGCTGTGAGGGGAACTGTAGGCCACATTGCCCCAGAGTACCTCTCCACGGGCCAGTCATCTGAGAAAACTGATGTCTTCGGCTTCGGGATCCTGCTGCTAGAACTGATCACCGGGCAGACTGCACTTGAGTTTGGAAAGTCATCAAATCAGAAGGGAGCCATGCTTGACTGG GTGAAGAAGATGCACCAGGAGAAGAAGCTCGACGTGCTTGTCGACAAGGGACTCGGAAGCAGTTACGACCACATTGAGCTAGAGGAGATGGTGCAGGTGGCGCTGCTGTGCACCCAGTATCTCCCCGGTCACAGGCCAAAGATGTCGGAGGTGGTCAGGATGCTCGAAGGTGACGGGCTCGCAGAGCGGTGGGAGGCGTCGCAGCGTACTGACTCGCACAAGTTCAAGGTGCCTGACTTCACCTTCGGGCGTTGCTACTCCGACCTGACAGACGACTCGTCGTTGCTGGTGCAAGCAGTTGAGCTCTCTGGACCGAGATGA
- the LOC123129672 gene encoding uncharacterized protein: MPAIFFKRFWGTVGEQVTKEVLKVLRGGEMPEEWNNTMIVLIPKTTRPERLKDLRPISLCNVVYKLISKRKRGGRVSYAAIKLDMSKAYDRVEWKFLQGIMLKLGFNRSWVQLVMNCVTTVKYQIKVNGDVTEIIIPERGLRQGGPLSPYLILLCAEGFSAMLQNAEMNGRLKGIKLCNTAPSISHLLFADDSLLLLEVNADNSRELNQILDSYEACSGQAINKEKSAILFNKNTKLEDKEELMNQLNIAIEGFSGKYLGLPCYIGRSKTKAFEYIKEKVWKRLQGGKEKLLSKAGKEVLIKAVAQAIPVYAMACFDLTKSVCEDVSSMIARFWWSQLDKENKIHWVGWDKLTKPKNDGGLGFRDLYSFNLAMLARQAWRMLQNPSSLCAQVMAAKYYPNQNLLQARPRDGISYSWRSILKGVQVLQSGIIWRVGDGRNINIWADPWLPRGVSRRVTSQQGSHVITNVSDLIDPTSGTWDLQLIDQTFNKEDVEVIVQIPIREGAKDTPAWHFDKKGIFSVKSAYQVVLENQARNSAHGGALSSSKNDQHRITFWKKLWTLPLPNKILHFLWRLAHYSSPLRMKLQNRGMEVDTRCPLCHRMDEDGGAGSLENVVEPLQAEALAMLYAVNEASRMGCQKVILETDAVALKQAITSDLYDYSSLGVLFKEIRAVLQSAFQSCKVETCSRACNISAHCLAAHGVCMERKSYQIWLDPFPSHVKKLVAGESSLPG; this comes from the exons ATGCCTGCAATCTTTTTTAAGAGATTCTGGGGCACTGTAGGAGAGCAAGTAACCAAGGAGGTGCTCAAGGTGTTGAGAGGTGGTGAGATGCCTGAAGAGTggaacaacaccatgatagttctgatTCCAAAAACAACTAGACCAGAGAGATTGAAGGATTTGCGACCCATCAGCCTCTGCAATGTGGTCTACAAACTAATATCAAAG AGGAAGAGGGGTGGAAGAGTAAGTTATGCTGCTATCAAACTTGACATGAGCAAGGCTTATGATCGAGTTGAATGGAAGTTCTTGCAAGGAATCATGTTGAAACTCGGTTTCAATAGAAGTTGGGTGCAGCTCGTGATGAATTGTGTGACAACGGTGAAATACCAAATCAAAGTTAATGGGGacgtcacagagataattattccTGAGAGGGGGCTTCGTCAAGGTGGCCCTCTCTCTCCATATCTCATTCTTTTATGCGCTGAGGGCTTCTCAGCCATGTTACAAAATGCTGAGATGAATGGGAGGTTGAAAGGAATCAAATTATGTAATACAGCCCCAAGCATAAGTCatcttctttttgcagatgattcacTTCTTCTCTTAGAAGTAAATGCCGACAACAGTCGCGAGCTTAATCAAATTCTGGACTCCTATGAAGCTTGCTCGGGCCAGGCTATAAATAAGGAAAAGTCAGCCATCTTGTTCAACAAGAATACAAAGCTGGAGGACAAAGAGGAGCTCATGAATCAGCTAAATATTGCTATAGAAGGCTTCTCCGGAAAATATTTGGGTTTACCATGCTATATTGGTAGATCAAAAACCAAAGCTTTTGAATATATCAAGGAAAAAGTATGGAAAAGGTTACAAGGTGGGAAAGAAAAATTGCTCTCAAAGGCCGGTAAGGAAGTCCTCATCAAAGCTGTAGCGCAAGCAATCCCTGTTTATGCGATGGCATGTTTTGACCTCACCAAATCTGTGTGTGAAGATGTCAGCTCAATGATTGCGAGGTTTTGGTGGAGTCAATTGGATAAAGAAAATAAAATCCACTGGGTTGGATGGGACAAGCTCACAAAACCCAAAAATGATGGAGGGCTGGGATTTAGAGACCTATATTCTTTCAACTTAGCTATGTTGGCAAGGCAGGCTTGGAGAATGCTACAAAACCCATCTTCCCTATGCGCTCAAGTGATGGCTGCTAAATACTATCCAAATCAGAATCTGTTACAAGCGAGGCCAAGAGATGGCATTTCATATAGTTGGAGAAGCATTTTGAAAGGAGTGCAGGTGTTGCAAAGTGGAATCATATGGAGAGTAGGAGATGGACGCAATATCAATATATGGGCAGATCCTTGGCTACCAAGGGGTGTTTCTAGGAGAGTAACATCTCAGCAAGGTAGCCATGTTATCACAAATGTTTCAGATTTGATTGACCCTACCTCTGGCACATGGGATTTACAACTGATTGATCAAACTTTCAACAAAGAAGATGTAGAGGTAATTGTCCAAATTCCGATCCGAGAGGGTGCTAAGGACACTCCTGCCTGGCATTTTGACAAAAAGGGTATATTTTCAGTAAAATCTGCATATCAAGTAGTGTTGGAAAACCAAGCCAGGAACTCTGCACATGGTGGAGCTTTGTCATCAAGTAAGAATGATCAGCATAGGATAACATTTTGGAAGAAACTATGGACGTTGCCCTTGCCCAACAAGATCCTGCACTTCCTATGGCGACTGGCCCATTATAGCTCACCTCTAAGAATGAAACTACAGAATAGAGGAATGGAAGTGGATACAAGATGTCCACTATGCCATCGAATGGATGAAGATGGAG GAGCAGGGAGTTTGGAAAATGTTGTTGAACCACTACAAGCTGAAGCTCTGGCCATGCTCTATGCTGTGAATGAAGCGTCAAGAATGGGGTGCCAAAAAGTCATCTTAGAGACGGATGCAGTTGCTCTAAAGCAGGCGATTACAAGCGACCTGTACGACTACTCAAGCCTAGGCGTGCTGTTTAAAGAGATAAGAGCAGTGTTGCAATCAGCTTTTCAATCTTGTAAAGTAGAAACCTGCTCACGGGCATGTAATATTTCTGCACACTGTTTAGCTGCTCATGGTGTATGCATGGAGCGGAAGAGCTATCAGATTTGGCTTGATCCGTTTCCGAGCCATGTAAAAAAACTTGTCGCTGGGGAGTCCAGCTTGCCTGGGTAA
- the LOC123128270 gene encoding H/ACA ribonucleoprotein complex subunit 2-like protein — protein MGSDTETEKKKTPVALAPIAKPLAGKKLSKKTLKLVRRASEAKCLKRGVKEVVKSIRRGSKGLCVIAGNISPIDVITHLPILCEEANVPYIYVASKEELATAGTTKRPTCCVLVMTKPAKGEITEEVKEKLESEYKQVVSEVAEATSALF, from the exons atgGGGAGCGACAcggagacggagaagaagaagaccccGGTGGCGCTGGCCCCCATCGCCAAGCCGCTCGCCGGCAAGAAGCTCTCCAAGAAAACCCTCAAGCTCGTTCGCCGAG CCTCGGAGGCCAAGTGCCTGAAGCGCGGGGTCAAGGAGGTGGTCAAGAGCATCCGTCGTGGGAGCAAAGG GTTGTGTGTAATTGCCGGAAACATCTCTCCTATCGATGTGATTACACATCTTCCCATACTTTGTGAGGAAGCTAATGTCCCATACATATATGTGGCATCAAAAGAG GAGCTTGCGACTGCGGGGACCACCAAGAGGCCCACCTGCTGCGTATTGGTGATGACCAAGCCAGCCAAGGGGGAGATCACTGAAGAGGTGAAGGAGAAACTGGAATCGGAATACAAGCAGGTTGTATCTGAAGTTGCTGAGGCTACATCTGCTTTGTTCTGA
- the LOC123128268 gene encoding LRR receptor kinase SERL2 isoform X2 — MTIKNYLKDPHGVLKNWDQDSVDPCSWTMVTCSQENLVTGLEAPSQNLSGLLSPSIGNLTNLEIVLLQNNNINGRIPAEIGRLTKLRTLDLSSNHFSGEIPGSVSRLRDLQYLRLNNNTLSGAFPSSSANLSHLVFLDLSYNNLSGPVPGSLARTFNIVGNPLICGAATEQDCYGTLPMPMSYSLNNTQGTILPAKSKSHKAAIAFGSTIGCISILFLVTGLLFWWRHRKNRQILFDVDDQHIENVNLENLKRFQFRELQAATENFSNKNMIGKGGFGNVYRGKLPDGTIVAVKRLKDGNAAGGELQFQTEVEMISLAVHRNLLRLCGFCMTATERLLIYPYMSNGSVASRLKGKPPLNWITRKGIALGAARGLLYLHEQCDPKIIHRDVKAANVLLDDFCEAIVGDFGLAKLLDHRDSHVTTAVRGTVGHIAPEYLSTGQSSEKTDVFGFGILLLELITGQTALEFGKSSNQKGAMLDWVKKMHQEKKLDVLVDKGLGSSYDHIELEEMVQVALLCTQYLPGHRPKMSEVVRMLEGDGLAERWEASQRTDSHKFKVPDFTFGRCYSDLTDDSSLLVQAVELSGPR, encoded by the exons ATGACGATCAAGAACTACCTCAAGGATCCCCATGGCGTGCTCAAGAACTGGGACCAGGACTCGGTGGATCCTTGCAGCTGGACCATGGTCACCTGCTCCCAGGAAAACCTCGTCACCGGCCT GGAAGCCCCAAGCCAGAACCTCTCTGGCCTGCTCTCCCCGAGCATAGGCAATCTGACCAATCTCGAGATAGT CCTGCTGCAGAACAACAACATCAATGGCCGAATCCCGGCAGAGATTGGCAGGCTCACGAAGCTTAGGACGCTTGATCTCTCCAGCAACCACTTCTCCGGCGAAATCCCCGGCTCCGTGAGCCGCCTCAGGGACCTCCAGTACTT GAGGCTCAACAACAACACCTTGTCCGGCGCATTCCCTTCGTCGTCGGCTAATCTGTCGCACCTTGTTTTCTT GGATCTGTCCTACAATAATCTGAGCGGTCCAGTTCCAGGGTCTTTGGCAAGGACATTCAA CATAGTAGGGAATCCACTGATCTGCGGAGCAGCTACAGAACAAGATTGTTATGGAACTTTGCCCATGCCGATGTCCTACAGCCTGAATAACACACAAG GTACCATACTGCCAGCAAAATCTAAGAGCCACAAAGCCGCAATTGCATTTGGTTCTACGATAGGCTGCATCAGCATCCTTTTCCTAGTTACGGGATTGCTGTTCTGGTGGAGGCATAGGAAAAATCGGCAGATTCTTTTCGATGTCGATG ACCAGCACATCGAGAACGTAAACCTTGAAAACCTGAAGAGGTTTCAGTTCAGAGAGCTCCAGGCTGCAACAGAGAACTTCAGCAACAAGAACATGATAGGAAAAGGCGGTTTTGGAAATGTTTACCGAGGGAAGCTCCCAGATGGAACTATAGTAGCAGTCAAGAGGCTGAAAGATGGAAATGCCGCAGGCGGGGAATTGCAATTTCAGACTGAAGTCGAGATGATCAGCTTGGCAGTGCACCGGAATCTCCTTAGGCTCTGCGGGTTCTGCATGACTGCAACCGAGAGGCTACTGATCTATCCATACATGTCCAATGGAAGTGTTGCATCACGCCTGAAAG GGAAGCCACCACTGAACTGGATCACCAGAAAGGGAATAGCCCTCGGTGCAGCAAGAGGCCTACTATACCTGCACGAGCAGTGTGATCCCAAGATCATCCACAGGGATGTAAAGGCAGCAAATGTACTGCTCGATGACTTCTGTGAAGCAATTGTTGGAGATTTTGGGCTTGCCAAGCTCCTGGATCACCGTGACTCGCATGTCACCACAGCTGTGAGGGGAACTGTAGGCCACATTGCCCCAGAGTACCTCTCCACGGGCCAGTCATCTGAGAAAACTGATGTCTTCGGCTTCGGGATCCTGCTGCTAGAACTGATCACCGGGCAGACTGCACTTGAGTTTGGAAAGTCATCAAATCAGAAGGGAGCCATGCTTGACTGG GTGAAGAAGATGCACCAGGAGAAGAAGCTCGACGTGCTTGTCGACAAGGGACTCGGAAGCAGTTACGACCACATTGAGCTAGAGGAGATGGTGCAGGTGGCGCTGCTGTGCACCCAGTATCTCCCCGGTCACAGGCCAAAGATGTCGGAGGTGGTCAGGATGCTCGAAGGTGACGGGCTCGCAGAGCGGTGGGAGGCGTCGCAGCGTACTGACTCGCACAAGTTCAAGGTGCCTGACTTCACCTTCGGGCGTTGCTACTCCGACCTGACAGACGACTCGTCGTTGCTGGTGCAAGCAGTTGAGCTCTCTGGACCGAGATGA
- the LOC123128269 gene encoding uncharacterized protein has protein sequence MGKSKDKKASREAKVDKKLALGLGVKRKQLKKKKDRVLDAAVESEGAAGHAIAEGSKKIVLVKQKKKIKHAKVTSCCTKAHNLVTLNEDEATPKLKKKKSKKQLKESKSPVEVQSPLDSNDAGTLKLKKKKRKVKEGKSSVEPNDADDILHENLDEETLNADVNQLPAESEVMDIGEPEKAKKRKKKKTADVNQVAAESGVMDIGEPEKAKKRKKNKTKKVKQSGEVNRTDMQVSVREDNLEVHEVDTANVAEIASVDEDCSRGMKKWILEYRQKRPGLKVLQQNIDVFITAHEEQQEREKKEREAAAAEDGWTVVMHHKGRKKTTDAETGTAVGSVSLAAMQEKMAQKKPKEVGRNFYRHQKREAQMSELAMLQSKFEQDKKRIQQLRAQRKFKPYGF, from the exons ATGGGCAAATCCAAAG ACAAGAAGGCCTCGCGGGAAGCCAAGGTTGATAAGAAGCTGGCGCTTGGGCTTGGAGTGAAGAGGAAgcagctgaagaagaagaaggatagagtTTTAGATGCTGCCGTTGAGAGCGAGGGCGCTGCCGGACATGCTATCGCGGAAG GAAGCAAGAAGATTGTATTGGTGAAGCAAAAGAAGAAAATTAAGCATGCCAAAGTAACAAGCTGTTGTACCAAGGCTCATAATTTGGTGACTCTCAATGAGGATGAGGCAACACctaagctgaagaagaagaagagcaaaaaaCAGCTAAAGGAAAGCAAAAGTCCTGTTGAGGTACAAAGTCCATTGGACAGTAATGATGCTGGAACACTtaagctgaagaagaagaaaaggaaggtgaAGGAAGGGAAGAGCTCTGTTGAGCCCAATGATGCAGATGATATCCTGCATGAAAATCTCGATGAAGAAACTCTAAACG CTGATGTCAACCAACTTCCAGCAGAGAGTGAAGTTATGGATATTGGGGAACCAGAAAAGGCAAAGAaacgaaagaaaaaaaagacag CTGATGTCAACCAAGTTGCAGCAGAGAGTGGAGTTATGGACATTGGGGAACCAGAAAAGGCAAAGAAACGAAAGAAAAATAAGACAA AGAAAGTAAAGCAATCTGGGGAAGTCAACAGGACAGATATGCAGGTATCAGTTAGAGAGGACAATTTGGAGGTGCATGAAGTTGATACCGCAAATGTTGCTGAGATTGCATCAGTCGATGAAGACTGTTCCAGAGGAATGAAAA AATGGATCTTGGAGTACAGACAGAAGCGGCCAGGCTTGAAAGTCTTGCAGCAAAATATAGATGTGTTTATAACTGCACATGAGGAACAACAAGAGCGG GAGAAGAAGGAAAGAGAGGCAGCAGCTGCAGAAGATGGGTGGACAGTGGTGATGCATCATAAGGGTCGGAAGAAGACTACAGATGCTGAAACTGGAACAGCGGTTGGCTCTGTATCTCTGGCTGCAATGCAAGAGAAAATGGCTCAGAAGAAACCCAAGGAAGTTGGTCGGAACTTCTACAGACATCAGAAACGAGAAGCTCAAATGAGTG AGCTGGCGATGCTGCAGAGCAAGTTCGAGCAGGACAAGAAGAGGATACAGCAGCTGCGGGCTCAAAGGAAATTCAAGCCTTACGGATTTTGA